One region of Opitutaceae bacterium genomic DNA includes:
- a CDS encoding S9 family peptidase, translating to MLRLHSLSLSLLLLLPLADSIARRPLSPADDDSWRSLASTTLTRDGAWLAYSYMPQVGDGEIVLRRLADGHEQRVPIGALPPAPTTPNEENPERPAPRREATITFTSDGRFAVATRFPDLSATLAAKRAKKKPDELPREGIVIINLETAEATRIDDVKSFQVPAKGGSWLAYLKNAPPDSTRTKDGDSDDTSETKKDGAKKTGTDLVLHDLVAGTERTFPHVLEYSLARDGHTLIYAVASKTPGENGVYCVTPGDATEPIALARGPSRYEKLTWDRKQTRLAFLTNRAEADKEHPRFTAWLWQRGANAAAAVAGPSTPGLPAGWIVSENASPSFAFNGSKLLISTVPALPEPDKRLSELLDEEKVTADLWRWNDDYIQPLQKARAARERKRAYVGAWDLAESRFTQLADETLATVTLCDDGSRAFGHDDRAYRRRYDYDGTCQDAWLVDTSTGRRRLIARELGERSTLYWSPSGRWIVWFANRQWFAFDTSKANVAPLTANLPVAFHDELADMPGEPPSYGFGGWTKDGGSVLLYDRFDLWQVFPDGRPARNITAGYGRAQRIQLRLQNIEPVDPDDDEHGVDPAKPIILRGESEVTRATGFLRTTFTATSAPERLLWEDKNLSYVGRAADTDTLLLTASRFDEFPDLLTTTSDFASPAKVSNGGAQLETFAWGSAELMTYRNADGIELSAALYKPADFDPSKKYPLIVYIYERLSQIVHVFTPPAPSQLVNPTIYTSNGYLVLMPDIAYSVGQPGSSAVKCVLPAVEATLARGFLDEHAIGIQGHSWGGYQIAYLVTQTGLFRAAAAGAVVSNMTSAYSGIRWASGRARQFQYEKTQSRIGRPLNEAPQLYLENSPLFGADRITTPLLLLHNDHDDAVPWQQGIEFFLALRRLGKEAYLFNYNNALHGLRRRADQVDYGKRLRQFFDHFLKGAPAPEWMTRGIPYLDRDAEKLRFRDAP from the coding sequence ATGCTTCGGCTGCATAGCTTGTCTCTTTCGCTGCTCCTTCTGCTGCCACTCGCGGATTCCATCGCAAGGAGACCCCTTTCGCCCGCAGATGACGATTCATGGCGTTCACTGGCATCCACCACCCTCACACGTGACGGAGCATGGCTGGCCTACTCCTACATGCCCCAGGTCGGCGACGGCGAAATCGTGCTGCGCCGGCTGGCCGACGGACACGAACAGCGCGTGCCCATCGGTGCGCTTCCTCCAGCTCCCACGACTCCAAATGAGGAAAATCCCGAACGCCCTGCCCCGCGTCGCGAGGCGACGATCACCTTCACGAGCGACGGCCGTTTCGCCGTGGCAACGCGGTTTCCCGACCTGTCCGCCACGCTCGCCGCAAAACGCGCCAAAAAGAAGCCCGACGAACTCCCCCGCGAGGGAATCGTCATAATCAATCTCGAAACGGCTGAAGCGACGCGCATCGACGACGTGAAGAGTTTCCAGGTTCCGGCAAAGGGCGGCTCATGGCTCGCCTACCTGAAGAACGCTCCACCCGATTCCACCCGCACCAAGGACGGGGATTCAGACGACACTTCCGAAACCAAGAAGGACGGCGCAAAGAAGACGGGCACTGACCTCGTTTTGCACGACCTCGTCGCCGGCACCGAACGCACTTTCCCTCACGTGCTCGAATACTCCCTCGCACGCGACGGCCACACATTGATCTATGCCGTCGCTTCAAAGACACCTGGAGAAAACGGCGTCTATTGTGTGACCCCAGGCGACGCCACCGAGCCCATCGCGCTGGCACGCGGACCAAGCCGCTACGAAAAACTCACCTGGGATCGCAAACAGACCCGCCTTGCTTTTCTCACCAACCGCGCGGAAGCCGACAAGGAGCACCCGCGCTTCACCGCATGGCTCTGGCAGCGCGGAGCGAATGCCGCTGCAGCAGTGGCGGGCCCATCAACTCCCGGTCTGCCCGCAGGCTGGATAGTCAGCGAGAACGCCAGCCCTTCCTTCGCATTCAACGGCTCCAAACTTCTGATCTCCACGGTGCCGGCTCTTCCGGAGCCCGACAAACGCCTCTCTGAATTGCTCGACGAGGAAAAAGTCACGGCCGATCTCTGGCGTTGGAACGACGACTATATTCAGCCGCTGCAAAAGGCCCGCGCCGCGCGCGAACGCAAGCGGGCCTACGTCGGCGCCTGGGACCTTGCCGAAAGTCGCTTCACCCAACTCGCCGACGAAACCCTCGCAACCGTCACCCTTTGCGACGACGGTTCCCGCGCATTCGGTCACGACGACCGCGCCTACCGCCGTCGCTACGACTACGACGGCACCTGCCAGGATGCCTGGCTGGTGGACACATCAACCGGCCGGCGCAGGCTCATCGCACGGGAACTCGGAGAACGATCCACGCTCTACTGGTCTCCCTCCGGCCGCTGGATCGTTTGGTTCGCCAACCGCCAGTGGTTCGCCTTCGACACTTCCAAGGCAAACGTTGCACCGCTCACCGCAAATCTTCCCGTCGCCTTCCACGACGAACTCGCCGACATGCCAGGTGAGCCGCCGTCCTACGGTTTTGGCGGATGGACGAAGGACGGCGGCTCCGTGCTCCTCTACGATCGTTTCGATCTCTGGCAGGTGTTCCCCGACGGCCGTCCGGCGAGAAACATCACAGCCGGCTACGGCCGCGCCCAGAGGATTCAATTGCGCCTGCAAAACATCGAGCCTGTCGACCCCGATGACGATGAACACGGCGTCGATCCCGCCAAACCCATCATCCTGCGCGGAGAAAGCGAAGTCACCCGAGCAACCGGATTCCTTCGCACAACCTTCACCGCCACCTCCGCGCCTGAACGGCTCCTGTGGGAGGACAAGAACCTCAGCTACGTCGGCCGCGCCGCGGACACCGACACCCTCCTGCTGACCGCCTCGCGCTTCGACGAATTTCCCGACCTGTTGACCACAACCTCTGACTTTGCCTCGCCCGCGAAGGTGTCCAACGGCGGCGCACAACTGGAAACCTTTGCCTGGGGCAGCGCGGAGCTGATGACCTACCGCAACGCTGATGGCATCGAACTCTCAGCCGCGCTCTACAAACCCGCCGACTTCGATCCTTCGAAAAAGTACCCGCTCATCGTCTACATCTATGAGCGCCTGTCGCAGATCGTGCATGTCTTCACACCCCCCGCGCCCAGTCAGCTCGTCAATCCCACGATCTACACCAGCAACGGCTACCTCGTGCTCATGCCGGACATCGCCTACTCCGTCGGTCAACCCGGATCGAGCGCCGTAAAATGCGTGCTTCCCGCTGTCGAAGCCACCCTCGCGCGGGGCTTCCTCGACGAACATGCCATCGGCATCCAGGGCCACTCCTGGGGCGGCTACCAGATCGCCTACCTGGTGACGCAGACGGGGCTCTTCCGCGCCGCTGCCGCAGGCGCGGTCGTCTCCAACATGACAAGCGCGTACTCCGGCATTCGCTGGGCCTCGGGCCGCGCCCGCCAGTTTCAGTATGAGAAAACCCAGAGCCGGATAGGCCGGCCTTTGAACGAGGCTCCCCAGCTTTATCTCGAAAATTCCCCGCTTTTCGGCGCCGACCGCATAACCACGCCGCTGCTCCTGCTGCACAACGACCACGACGACGCCGTTCCCTGGCAGCAGGGCATCGAGTTCTTCCTCGCCCTGCGCCGCCTCGGCAAGGAGGCCTACCTTTTCAACTACAACAATGCCCTCCACGGCCTGCGCCGCCGCGCCGATCAGGTGGACTACGGAAAACGGCTGCGGCAGTTCTTCGATCACTTTCTCAAGGGCGCACCCGCACCGGAATGGATGACCAGGGGCATTCCCTACCTCGATCGGGACGCCGAAAAGCTACGATTCCGCGACGCGCCATGA
- a CDS encoding heparinase II/III family protein, translating to MSSSRRTFLRNSAVITASLPLARLNLPAAESESTAPSSTRGLLFDESDLPRIRANTRHPRFTSLWAELTGADLAADTEFLKNQVRFNNHVADMMRCRLIAERSSFVYAVNQDPAHLAVAKLAIGKIIEYPKWDYFLEGGKTVMGLQRAPEATICLAYALDFLRGALTEKEIADIEHAIATKGAPACFTTLYGMKFPDRVKGWGFDPEDDYPQAFRVSLARWPLILNATNLKIIPVAALGIAATLLHGRHPQATQWLDMARSSAKAFSTMYGSDGAYDEGASYWGYTTMHLALFAETLWRRLGIDDRNLINYPGTIRYALAFSMPTKGGGFNPARSPNNIVTPTLKVDPAKDIVNFSDALTTSDFAIASWVSRTHHDPLAQYCALNIGAMTSHFGFIWFDAKAPSRPPEPALLNIRLSNDIVISRTGWTASDCVVALRSGGPGNHEHADRNSVIFMAYGERLFHDPFRAGYSYTIPRWKLRLTAAHTAVLLNGQGHQYHDGHEGTNASWAWAHVQSFMTGPDWMTVTSDATEAYSLVLPEVQRIDRTLVYLKPDVLLMLDRVTLSKAEPVQLRYQVYNDEGNGSATASGSSFRITRPFASLDASVHSRGSIACSSLRLDLPESEGVFPFVEAVSAPATSHVLLTVAAAQPTGDKHPSEKLRAVEERGIWRVTGSHRGRRIDVTIDPATTLPVITIA from the coding sequence ATGAGCTCCTCCCGTCGCACGTTCCTCAGAAACTCCGCGGTCATCACCGCTTCGCTCCCCCTCGCCCGCCTCAATCTGCCCGCCGCTGAATCCGAATCGACCGCTCCGTCATCCACCCGGGGACTGCTGTTCGACGAGTCGGACCTGCCGCGCATCCGCGCCAACACCCGCCACCCGCGCTTCACCAGCCTCTGGGCTGAATTGACGGGTGCGGACCTCGCGGCGGACACCGAATTTCTAAAGAATCAGGTGCGCTTCAACAACCACGTCGCCGACATGATGCGCTGCCGGCTGATTGCCGAGCGGTCCTCCTTCGTGTATGCCGTCAACCAGGATCCAGCGCACCTTGCCGTGGCAAAGCTCGCGATCGGCAAGATCATAGAGTATCCAAAATGGGACTACTTCCTGGAGGGCGGAAAAACCGTCATGGGTCTGCAGCGCGCTCCTGAAGCGACCATTTGCCTCGCCTACGCCCTGGATTTCCTCCGCGGCGCGCTCACCGAAAAGGAGATCGCCGACATCGAGCATGCCATCGCGACAAAGGGCGCGCCGGCCTGCTTCACCACGCTCTACGGCATGAAGTTCCCCGACCGCGTCAAGGGCTGGGGCTTCGATCCGGAGGATGACTATCCTCAGGCCTTTCGCGTCAGCCTCGCACGCTGGCCGCTCATCCTGAACGCCACCAACCTGAAGATCATCCCCGTCGCAGCCCTCGGCATCGCCGCGACCCTGCTGCACGGCCGCCACCCGCAGGCGACACAATGGCTCGACATGGCCCGCTCGAGCGCCAAGGCGTTCTCCACAATGTACGGCTCCGACGGCGCGTACGATGAGGGCGCCAGCTACTGGGGATACACCACGATGCACCTGGCGCTCTTCGCCGAGACACTCTGGCGGCGGCTCGGCATCGACGACCGCAATCTCATCAACTACCCCGGCACCATCCGCTACGCGCTCGCCTTCTCCATGCCGACCAAGGGTGGAGGGTTCAACCCCGCACGCTCTCCAAACAACATCGTCACCCCAACGCTGAAGGTCGATCCCGCTAAGGATATCGTCAATTTCAGCGATGCACTCACCACCAGCGACTTTGCAATCGCCTCCTGGGTCAGCCGCACCCACCACGATCCCCTCGCCCAATACTGCGCGCTGAACATCGGGGCGATGACCTCGCACTTCGGCTTCATCTGGTTCGACGCCAAGGCCCCCTCCCGTCCGCCCGAGCCAGCGCTGCTGAACATCCGGCTTTCCAACGACATTGTGATCTCGCGAACCGGCTGGACCGCCAGCGACTGCGTCGTCGCGCTGCGCAGCGGCGGCCCGGGAAACCACGAGCACGCAGACCGCAACAGCGTCATCTTCATGGCGTACGGCGAACGTCTCTTTCACGATCCCTTCCGCGCCGGCTACTCCTACACCATCCCGCGCTGGAAGCTGCGCCTCACGGCTGCCCACACCGCCGTCCTGCTCAACGGCCAGGGACACCAGTACCACGACGGCCACGAGGGCACCAACGCGTCCTGGGCCTGGGCGCATGTCCAGTCCTTCATGACCGGACCCGACTGGATGACGGTCACGAGCGACGCCACGGAGGCCTATTCCCTCGTCCTGCCCGAGGTGCAGCGCATCGATCGCACCCTCGTCTACCTCAAGCCGGACGTGCTGCTCATGCTGGATCGCGTCACGCTTTCCAAGGCCGAGCCTGTGCAGCTCCGTTATCAGGTTTACAACGACGAGGGCAATGGCTCCGCCACCGCCAGCGGCAGCTCCTTCCGCATAACACGCCCGTTCGCCAGCCTTGACGCCAGTGTTCACTCCCGCGGGTCGATCGCCTGCTCTTCTCTCAGGCTCGACCTGCCGGAGTCCGAGGGCGTGTTTCCCTTCGTCGAGGCGGTCTCGGCACCCGCAACCTCGCACGTCCTCCTCACCGTCGCCGCCGCGCAGCCAACCGGCGACAAGCACCCGTCCGAAAAGCTTCGTGCCGTCGAGGAACGCGGGATCTGGCGGGTGACGGGATCCCATCGCGGTCGCAGGATCGACGTGACCATCGACCCTGCAACCACGCTCCCGGTCATAACCATCGCCTGA
- a CDS encoding DegT/DnrJ/EryC1/StrS family aminotransferase, producing the protein MTTLRPRPQPGLGAAAIGAEEEAAALEVLRRQELFRYYGNDPARPPAVAATLEREVCDRFGVSHALAVSSGTAALEIVLGAAGIGPGDEVIVPAWSWISCFTAVVRCGARPVLAEIDASLCIDPAEIARLHSPRTKAVIVVHFQGAPADMLAIEHAAHRRGLFVIEDCAEAPGATFKGRRVGTWSDAAIFSFQHNKPMTAGEGGLVVTRDLRLYERAVRLHDLGLYRNHHATILPPREPAFVGGQYRMSELTAAVALAQLRKLDRIRDHCRALKARIAPRIQALSGLEQRPMADPDGDFGFELYFYTKSPDFSAAFRTRLDALNVWCQQRTGTYPQYRRDYVKTGLAAHPALSPFREMTPWPAPGYRVEDFPRTEDLTSRFVALPLGWRTTLDDADYIAACIEQVHRELKLG; encoded by the coding sequence GTGACAACCCTCCGCCCACGCCCCCAGCCCGGACTCGGTGCCGCCGCCATCGGAGCGGAGGAGGAAGCCGCTGCCCTTGAGGTTCTGCGACGCCAGGAGTTGTTCCGTTACTACGGCAATGATCCCGCGCGCCCACCCGCTGTGGCGGCAACCCTGGAACGCGAGGTGTGCGACCGCTTCGGCGTTTCCCACGCCCTCGCGGTCAGCAGTGGAACCGCGGCGCTGGAGATTGTGCTGGGGGCAGCAGGCATCGGCCCCGGGGACGAGGTCATCGTGCCGGCCTGGAGCTGGATTTCGTGTTTCACCGCCGTTGTGCGCTGCGGCGCGCGTCCCGTGCTGGCGGAGATCGATGCGTCGCTCTGCATTGATCCCGCGGAAATAGCGCGCCTGCACTCCCCCCGCACCAAGGCCGTCATCGTCGTTCATTTTCAGGGAGCGCCGGCCGACATGCTCGCGATCGAGCACGCCGCCCATCGCCGCGGGCTGTTCGTGATCGAAGATTGCGCCGAAGCTCCGGGAGCAACCTTCAAGGGTCGGCGGGTCGGAACCTGGAGTGACGCCGCCATTTTCAGCTTCCAGCACAACAAACCCATGACCGCCGGTGAGGGAGGTCTCGTGGTTACCCGCGACCTTCGCTTGTACGAACGAGCGGTGCGTTTGCACGATCTCGGACTCTACCGGAATCATCACGCCACAATCCTTCCTCCCCGCGAGCCCGCCTTCGTCGGCGGCCAGTATCGCATGTCGGAACTCACGGCCGCAGTCGCTCTCGCCCAGCTCCGCAAGCTGGATCGGATTCGCGACCATTGCCGCGCCCTGAAGGCGCGCATCGCGCCACGGATCCAGGCGCTGTCCGGGCTGGAGCAGAGGCCCATGGCTGATCCGGATGGCGACTTCGGATTCGAACTCTATTTCTACACGAAATCACCCGACTTCAGCGCAGCGTTCCGCACAAGGCTGGACGCACTCAACGTCTGGTGCCAGCAGCGCACCGGAACCTACCCCCAATATCGCCGCGACTACGTCAAAACCGGTCTCGCGGCACACCCGGCCCTTTCCCCCTTCCGGGAAATGACCCCCTGGCCGGCACCCGGCTACCGGGTGGAGGACTTCCCGCGAACCGAAGACCTCACCTCCCGTTTTGTCGCCCTGCCTCTCGGCTGGCGCACCACCCTCGATGATGCCGATTACATCGCGGCTTGCATCGAGCAGGTTCACCGGGAGCTGAAACTCGGTTGA
- a CDS encoding M20 family metallopeptidase — protein sequence MHEIPQTCEALLTHMVSFDTVNPDHGGPADGQARLAAHLERIAHAWGMHTTRREVSKGEYNLIVTLPPLPDAAWLLFESHLDTVSLEGMTIPPLRITVNGSRLHGRGTCDTKGSGAAMLWALKTFGAQPGRRLNAGVVFVVDEEAGMSGAQAFAAHDLQSFFPLIGIVVGEPTQFRPVVAHNGALRWRTITRGVAAHSSDPTKGRSAIHAMMAVVSALESKMIPLAVREFPLTGRAAASINVIRGGSAVNIIPDYCEILCDRRLIPGETLAQVLAERDRALEGLQVENDQEFLAPPLPPENSSRLHGWITPALEKLGIDATAIGLCAATDASHYAAAGAQVVVLGPGDIAQAHTKDEFLDRQELARATSLYLEFLRLAPPASQ from the coding sequence ATGCACGAAATTCCCCAGACCTGCGAAGCGCTTCTGACCCACATGGTGTCATTCGATACCGTAAATCCCGATCATGGCGGACCGGCGGACGGGCAGGCGCGCCTGGCCGCCCATCTCGAGAGGATCGCACACGCGTGGGGCATGCACACCACAAGGCGGGAGGTATCCAAAGGTGAATACAATCTTATCGTCACCCTGCCCCCACTGCCCGATGCCGCATGGCTGCTTTTTGAAAGCCACCTGGACACCGTAAGTCTGGAGGGAATGACCATCCCTCCCCTGCGGATTACGGTCAATGGCTCGCGGCTTCATGGCCGGGGCACCTGCGATACCAAGGGCTCCGGAGCAGCCATGCTTTGGGCGCTCAAAACCTTCGGAGCGCAGCCAGGACGTCGGCTGAACGCCGGCGTCGTTTTTGTTGTTGACGAGGAGGCTGGCATGTCCGGCGCACAGGCGTTCGCGGCACATGACCTTCAGTCCTTCTTTCCGCTGATTGGAATTGTGGTTGGGGAGCCCACGCAATTTCGCCCCGTTGTTGCGCACAATGGAGCGCTTCGCTGGAGAACGATCACGCGCGGAGTCGCCGCCCACTCGTCGGATCCCACGAAGGGCCGCTCCGCGATTCATGCCATGATGGCCGTTGTTTCGGCGCTTGAATCCAAAATGATCCCCCTGGCGGTCCGCGAGTTCCCGCTCACAGGCCGCGCCGCCGCCAGCATCAATGTCATCCGGGGCGGAAGCGCGGTGAACATCATACCCGACTATTGCGAGATCCTGTGTGATCGTCGCCTGATTCCCGGTGAAACCTTGGCGCAGGTGCTGGCGGAACGCGATCGCGCCCTCGAGGGGCTGCAGGTGGAGAATGACCAGGAATTTCTGGCACCACCGCTCCCGCCCGAGAACTCCTCCAGGCTGCATGGATGGATTACTCCTGCGCTGGAAAAACTGGGTATCGACGCCACCGCCATCGGCCTCTGCGCGGCCACCGATGCCAGTCACTACGCGGCCGCAGGTGCCCAGGTTGTCGTCCTGGGTCCCGGTGACATCGCGCAGGCTCACACCAAGGACGAGTTCCTCGACCGCCAGGAACTCGCTCGTGCCACCTCGCTCTATCTCGAATTTCTGCGCCTCGCCCCGCCGGCATCACAGTGA
- a CDS encoding acetyl-CoA carboxylase carboxyltransferase subunit alpha: protein MEKPVYTLEFEKPLRELSAQLDQLRQQSLENNLDVASEIAAIERKIAATQREIYSSLTAWQRVQIARHPKRPYALDYVAAISEGFQEFHGDRQFNDDRALVGGTAFFKGSAVMIIAQHKGRDTKEKVSRNFGMPQPEGYRKALRLMKMAEKFGLPVLSFIDTPGAYPGLSSEERHVSEAIAVNLREMALLKVPTIAIVVGEGGSGGALGIGVTDRVLIFENSYYSVISPEGCAAILWKDASSAEKAAKAMKLTAADLEKFGVVDEILPEPFGGAHNNLEQTARGLGEAIQRHLDELSQLSLDSLLDARYMRLRSLGLYEEAGVVHN from the coding sequence ATGGAGAAGCCCGTCTATACGCTTGAGTTTGAAAAGCCTCTGCGTGAATTGAGCGCGCAGCTCGACCAGCTCCGACAGCAGTCATTGGAGAACAATCTTGATGTCGCCTCTGAAATTGCGGCCATTGAACGCAAGATAGCGGCAACCCAGCGGGAAATCTATTCGAGCCTCACGGCCTGGCAGCGCGTGCAGATCGCGCGCCATCCCAAACGTCCCTACGCGCTGGATTACGTCGCCGCCATCAGCGAGGGGTTTCAGGAATTCCACGGCGACCGGCAGTTCAACGATGATCGCGCCCTCGTCGGCGGCACTGCCTTCTTCAAAGGCAGCGCAGTGATGATCATCGCGCAGCACAAGGGCAGGGACACCAAGGAAAAGGTCAGTCGCAATTTCGGCATGCCCCAGCCCGAGGGCTATCGAAAGGCTCTGCGACTCATGAAAATGGCGGAGAAATTCGGTCTGCCCGTTCTCTCTTTCATCGACACCCCTGGCGCCTATCCGGGCCTCAGTTCAGAAGAGCGGCACGTGTCGGAAGCGATTGCAGTCAACCTGCGTGAAATGGCCCTCCTCAAGGTTCCCACGATCGCCATCGTTGTGGGTGAAGGCGGCTCCGGTGGTGCGCTCGGCATCGGCGTGACAGATCGCGTGCTCATTTTCGAAAACAGCTATTACTCGGTCATCTCACCCGAAGGGTGCGCGGCCATCCTCTGGAAGGACGCCTCGTCCGCTGAAAAGGCTGCCAAGGCGATGAAGCTGACGGCCGCCGATCTTGAGAAGTTTGGCGTTGTCGACGAAATACTCCCGGAACCCTTCGGCGGCGCGCACAACAATCTGGAGCAGACGGCAAGAGGGCTCGGCGAGGCCATTCAGCGTCATCTCGACGAGCTGAGTCAGCTCTCGCTCGACAGTCTCCTTGACGCACGCTACATGCGCCTGCGCTCACTCGGCCTCTATGAGGAGGCCGGCGTCGTTCACAATTGA
- a CDS encoding PD40 domain-containing protein: MQIFQRFFLICVMLSPASGGALAQGVTKLGEIVISADVKTIAIHVTGANPEVERLAHTAFGAHGRFRLVGSGGMFSINFSPVGANQVKVDIARGTAPVASQVFSGTSARNALFRAADFAVEKTSGLKGFFASRLAFIVESGKAMEVATGDLFFGEVRQITRDNSQAMTPRWSPDGRKLLYTSYFRTGFPDVFLLDLGSLQRSTFVSFKGTNMSARYSPNGQQVAMVLSGEGNPEVYVSNAQGRQISRRTRTASGEAGPCFSPDGLQIVYVSDQLGGPQLFVMPAAGGPSRRLSTNISRYCAEPDWSRGNPNMIAFTIREGNSLKIAVHDLSGRTPTRVVSKGPGDCVEPSWLADGRHLVYTQRVSGGPRLAILDTETGKSTFISGAGSRVLQASVWGP, from the coding sequence ATGCAAATCTTCCAACGGTTTTTCCTGATCTGTGTCATGCTGTCGCCCGCGTCGGGCGGCGCTCTCGCGCAGGGAGTCACCAAACTCGGCGAAATCGTCATCTCCGCAGACGTGAAAACGATTGCGATTCATGTCACAGGGGCGAACCCGGAGGTCGAACGCCTGGCTCACACCGCGTTCGGCGCCCATGGCCGTTTTCGGCTCGTAGGCAGCGGCGGGATGTTCTCGATCAATTTTTCCCCCGTCGGAGCGAACCAGGTGAAGGTGGACATTGCGCGCGGCACCGCGCCAGTGGCTTCGCAGGTTTTTTCGGGAACGAGTGCGCGCAACGCCTTGTTTCGTGCGGCGGATTTTGCGGTTGAGAAGACCAGTGGCCTCAAGGGATTCTTTGCTAGCCGGCTGGCCTTCATCGTGGAGAGCGGCAAGGCCATGGAAGTGGCGACGGGCGATCTTTTTTTCGGAGAGGTTAGACAAATCACCCGCGACAATTCGCAGGCGATGACGCCGCGTTGGTCGCCGGATGGACGAAAGCTCCTGTACACAAGCTATTTCAGGACGGGATTTCCTGACGTTTTCCTTCTCGATCTCGGTTCGCTGCAGCGATCGACATTTGTGAGCTTCAAGGGCACGAACATGAGCGCGCGGTACAGCCCGAACGGCCAGCAGGTGGCCATGGTGCTGAGTGGCGAGGGCAACCCCGAGGTTTATGTCAGCAATGCGCAGGGCCGTCAGATTTCGCGGCGTACGCGCACGGCCTCGGGCGAGGCGGGTCCGTGCTTCTCCCCGGATGGACTTCAGATCGTCTATGTGTCGGACCAATTGGGTGGTCCTCAATTGTTCGTGATGCCTGCGGCTGGCGGGCCCTCACGCAGGCTGTCGACGAACATCAGCCGCTACTGCGCGGAGCCCGACTGGAGTCGCGGCAATCCCAACATGATCGCCTTCACGATTCGCGAGGGAAACAGCCTGAAGATTGCGGTGCACGATCTCAGCGGACGCACACCGACGCGCGTGGTGTCCAAGGGGCCGGGTGACTGCGTGGAGCCAAGCTGGCTGGCGGATGGCCGCCATCTCGTCTATACGCAGCGGGTTTCAGGCGGTCCGCGTCTTGCGATTTTGGATACGGAGACCGGCAAGTCCACGTTCATCAGTGGCGCCGGGAGCCGCGTGCTGCAGGCCAGTGTCTGGGGACCCTGA